Proteins found in one Alkalibacter saccharofermentans DSM 14828 genomic segment:
- a CDS encoding alanine/glycine:cation symporter family protein → MDSIHEVVTEINSILWGPVMLFLLLGTGVIFTFKLKFIQIRKLKKAFKESFSNVFGKKYKADEDGMSSFQALSTAIAAQVGTGNLAGVATAIAAGGPGAIFWMWISGFFGMGTIFAEAILAQVFKKREGGTVVGGPAYYIRDGLKNKYLAGFFSVAIILALGFMGNMVQSNSVGEAVSVAFGIPSLAVGIVVAIIVGMIIIGGIGRIASFTERIVPFMAVIYIVGSLVVVSLNWDSILPSLRMIIYGAFNPQAATGGIIGVTVKEAFRYGIARGLFSNEAGMGSTPHAHAVAKVKHPGQQGLVAMMGVVIDTGVVCTLTAMVILTTGVFETGLSGAALTQAGFVEGFGGFGAYFIAVCLFFFALSTIIGWYYFGESNVRYLFGIKGLMPYRIIVLACIVIGTVMRVEIVWELADAFNGLMVIPNLIALLGMVSLVVKVVNDFEDSFEKGKKSVYINKEI, encoded by the coding sequence ATGGATAGTATTCATGAGGTAGTAACGGAAATCAATAGCATTCTTTGGGGACCGGTCATGTTGTTTTTGCTTTTAGGCACAGGAGTAATATTTACATTTAAGCTTAAATTTATTCAAATCAGAAAGCTGAAAAAGGCGTTCAAAGAATCTTTTTCCAATGTCTTTGGGAAAAAATACAAGGCCGATGAAGACGGTATGTCCTCATTTCAGGCCCTTTCAACGGCCATAGCTGCCCAGGTTGGTACGGGAAACTTAGCGGGAGTAGCTACTGCAATAGCTGCAGGAGGTCCCGGAGCTATATTTTGGATGTGGATCAGCGGATTTTTCGGGATGGGAACTATATTTGCAGAGGCCATACTTGCTCAGGTTTTCAAGAAGAGGGAAGGTGGGACTGTAGTAGGAGGACCGGCATACTATATCAGGGATGGACTTAAAAATAAGTATCTGGCAGGTTTTTTTTCAGTAGCTATAATACTTGCCCTCGGATTCATGGGTAACATGGTTCAATCGAATTCAGTAGGTGAAGCCGTCAGCGTCGCCTTTGGCATACCTTCCTTAGCAGTCGGCATAGTGGTTGCTATCATCGTAGGGATGATAATTATTGGAGGCATAGGCAGGATAGCCAGCTTTACTGAAAGAATAGTACCATTCATGGCGGTCATATACATTGTAGGAAGCTTGGTGGTAGTTTCTCTCAACTGGGATAGCATTTTGCCTTCCTTGAGAATGATCATCTATGGTGCCTTTAATCCACAGGCGGCAACGGGAGGCATTATAGGGGTGACAGTCAAGGAAGCGTTCAGATATGGAATAGCCAGAGGTCTGTTTTCAAATGAAGCCGGCATGGGCTCGACACCTCATGCTCATGCAGTCGCAAAAGTTAAGCATCCCGGACAGCAAGGGCTCGTAGCGATGATGGGAGTAGTGATTGATACAGGAGTGGTTTGCACCCTGACTGCCATGGTCATACTTACTACGGGAGTATTTGAAACAGGGTTGTCAGGAGCGGCTTTGACACAAGCCGGATTCGTTGAAGGATTTGGCGGATTTGGAGCTTACTTCATAGCTGTTTGCCTTTTCTTTTTCGCATTGTCCACTATTATTGGTTGGTATTATTTTGGAGAGTCAAATGTGCGGTATCTATTTGGGATAAAAGGCTTGATGCCTTACAGGATAATCGTGCTTGCGTGTATCGTAATTGGCACGGTGATGAGAGTTGAAATAGTGTGGGAGCTTGCAGATGCCTTTAACGGTCTTATGGTTATACCTAATCTAATCGCCTTGCTGGGAATGGTATCTTTAGTTGTCAAGGTAGTTAATGATTTCGAGGATTCCTTTGAGAAGGGCAAAAAATCAGTATACATAAATAAAGAAATATAA
- a CDS encoding Ig-like domain-containing protein has protein sequence TLTMKTGVVNPDGVKASAQIVVNEKPDLKVASVASVSTKYVDYGTPFGSVGLPSTIEATLEDGSKTNLGVTWSKGSYDENVAGTYTVEGTLTMKTGVVNPDGVKASAQIVVNEEPNAKVFVSYNPYGKVNWDTYSQNKANFHTHTRESDGGRVPNEVIDLYHGAGYKILSLTDHAYASGHPTTWPWTKWGKDPVQLGMLAVEGNEVSGTDHTGSFFSSYDGSTNDIRTALNEIKSRNGMAVFFHPGRYNRSDSWYQTFYNDFDKTLVGMEVYNQGDRHPGDRAKWDRVNALVMPNVVVFGYSNDDMHADHELFRNYQFMLMPSLTEGALRESMLNGAFYFSYEPGGSGNINPPVPRISRIEVTSGGTVITISATNTSSVTWRTNKGVAGTGASIDLKTLDLEGAKFIRAELQNGSGKSYTQPFVLQSN, from the coding sequence ACCCTAACCATGAAGACAGGTGTCGTGAATCCTGATGGAGTGAAGGCTTCGGCACAGATAGTAGTCAATGAAAAGCCTGATCTCAAGGTAGCAAGCGTAGCCAGCGTATCCACGAAATACGTAGACTATGGCACCCCATTTGGGTCAGTGGGCTTGCCATCAACCATAGAAGCTACCTTAGAAGATGGAAGCAAGACAAATCTCGGAGTGACCTGGAGCAAGGGAAGCTATGACGAAAACGTAGCCGGAACGTACACAGTGGAAGGCACCCTAACCATGAAGACAGGTGTCGTGAATCCTGATGGAGTGAAGGCTTCGGCACAGATAGTAGTCAATGAAGAGCCTAATGCTAAAGTATTTGTTTCTTACAATCCTTATGGCAAGGTAAACTGGGATACTTACAGTCAGAATAAGGCAAATTTTCATACCCATACGAGGGAAAGCGACGGGGGGAGGGTTCCAAATGAAGTTATAGATCTTTATCATGGAGCCGGCTATAAGATACTGTCTCTTACAGACCATGCATATGCAAGTGGACACCCGACAACCTGGCCATGGACAAAATGGGGAAAAGATCCTGTACAGCTTGGTATGCTTGCGGTTGAAGGAAACGAAGTATCAGGAACTGATCATACTGGAAGCTTCTTCAGCAGTTATGATGGAAGTACAAATGATATAAGAACAGCTCTGAATGAGATTAAAAGCAGAAATGGCATGGCTGTATTCTTCCATCCTGGAAGATATAATCGTTCAGATTCTTGGTATCAAACCTTTTACAATGATTTTGACAAAACTCTTGTTGGAATGGAAGTATACAACCAAGGTGACAGGCATCCTGGTGATAGAGCTAAGTGGGATAGAGTAAATGCACTGGTAATGCCAAATGTAGTGGTATTCGGCTACAGCAACGACGATATGCATGCTGATCATGAGTTGTTCAGAAATTACCAGTTTATGTTGATGCCGTCGCTAACAGAAGGAGCATTGAGGGAATCCATGCTAAACGGAGCATTTTACTTCTCCTATGAACCTGGGGGAAGCGGAAACATAAATCCTCCGGTACCTAGAATCAGCAGGATCGAAGTGACATCCGGGGGCACGGTAATAACAATAAGCGCCACTAATACAAGTTCTGTGACATGGAGAACAAATAAAGGGGTTGCAGGCACAGGAGCATCCATCGACCTTAAGACGCTTGATCTGGAAGGCGCCAAATTTATCAGGGCTGAGCTTCAGAACGGATCAGGCAAGTCCTACACCCAGCCATTTGTTTTGCAGTCAAATTAA
- a CDS encoding universal stress protein: MKKILIPVDGSDYSKKAVKKGAEVAKAFNSEVILLNVLDLKFAIPGQATVKFSSAFDVLMDKSRESSKKILEEAKELLKDAAKDVKTEIIEGDSSISIIKYIEKNDIDLIIMGSQGVSGGLKGLLIGSVTNRVLHNTHVPVLVVT; this comes from the coding sequence ATGAAGAAAATTTTAATTCCAGTTGACGGATCCGACTATTCAAAAAAAGCCGTAAAAAAAGGAGCCGAAGTTGCGAAAGCTTTCAACAGCGAGGTAATATTGCTTAATGTCCTAGACCTAAAATTTGCCATCCCCGGTCAAGCCACAGTTAAATTTAGCAGCGCCTTCGACGTTTTGATGGATAAATCTAGAGAAAGTTCAAAAAAAATACTCGAAGAGGCAAAAGAGCTTCTAAAAGATGCTGCTAAAGATGTAAAGACTGAGATAATCGAGGGCGACTCATCCATCAGCATAATTAAATACATTGAAAAAAACGACATAGACCTTATCATTATGGGCTCTCAAGGTGTGAGCGGGGGACTCAAGGGGCTTCTCATAGGCAGCGTAACCAACAGAGTGCTTCACAACACCCACGTACCTGTTTTAGTCGTTACATAA
- a CDS encoding peptide chain release factor 3, whose translation MNTKNSNLIKEVDRRRTFAIISHPDAGKTTLTEKLLLFGGAIRLAGSVKSRRAQNHAVSDWMEIEKQRGISVTSSVLQFEYNNCCINILDTPGHQDFSEDTFRTLMAADSAVMVIDCAKGIEAQTKKLFHVCKMRGIPIFTFINKMDRMGKDPFELIEELEQVLDIKSYPMNWPIGNGRDFKGVYDREKNLINLFGEGNHGQSKTRTEKLNIEDSSLSSLLGDELHSQLKEDIELLDVAGDSFDLDEVLKGNLTPVFFGSALTNFGVEPFLESFLELTTPPTPRDSNLGMVDPKKENFTGFIFKIQANMNPTHRDRIAFLRICSGEFKKGMSVNHVQENKKIRLSQPQQFLSQERVVVETAYPGDIIGIHDPGIFKIGDSLCEDNSKIQYHGIPLFAPEHFCKVFTKNALKRKQFIKGINQLSEEGTIQVYKQPNIGVEELIIGVVGALQFEVLEYRLKNEYGVDIIMESLPYQYIRWINGEGFSPDSLNLTMDSLLVEDQDLNPVVLFINEWSISRVAERNESISLKEISLRNKVMAG comes from the coding sequence ATGAACACAAAAAATTCAAATTTAATCAAAGAAGTAGACAGAAGGCGTACCTTTGCGATTATTTCTCATCCAGATGCCGGCAAAACAACATTGACAGAAAAACTGTTGCTCTTTGGAGGGGCCATACGGCTGGCAGGATCCGTCAAATCTAGAAGGGCTCAAAACCATGCAGTGAGCGATTGGATGGAGATTGAAAAGCAAAGGGGAATATCTGTCACTTCCTCCGTATTGCAGTTCGAGTACAATAATTGTTGCATAAACATCCTGGATACTCCAGGACACCAAGACTTCAGTGAAGACACCTTCAGAACCCTCATGGCTGCTGATTCTGCCGTGATGGTAATAGACTGTGCCAAAGGCATCGAAGCCCAAACCAAAAAGCTTTTTCATGTCTGCAAAATGAGAGGCATACCCATATTTACATTTATAAACAAAATGGACAGGATGGGAAAAGATCCTTTTGAGCTTATCGAAGAGCTAGAGCAGGTTTTAGATATCAAGTCCTACCCAATGAACTGGCCAATAGGCAACGGTAGAGATTTCAAAGGGGTTTATGACAGAGAAAAAAATCTTATTAACCTTTTCGGGGAAGGAAACCACGGACAAAGCAAGACAAGAACAGAAAAATTAAACATCGAAGACTCTTCTTTATCCTCCCTCCTGGGTGACGAGCTTCACAGCCAGCTTAAAGAAGATATTGAGCTTTTAGACGTGGCCGGGGATTCCTTCGATTTAGATGAAGTATTAAAGGGCAATCTCACTCCTGTATTTTTTGGAAGCGCACTCACGAACTTCGGGGTGGAGCCTTTCTTAGAGTCATTTTTGGAACTCACCACACCTCCGACTCCTAGGGACAGCAATCTCGGGATGGTAGATCCCAAAAAAGAAAACTTTACAGGATTTATCTTTAAAATACAAGCCAACATGAACCCTACCCACAGGGACAGGATTGCATTTCTAAGAATCTGCTCTGGAGAGTTCAAAAAAGGCATGAGCGTAAATCACGTGCAGGAAAATAAAAAGATCAGGCTGTCCCAGCCCCAGCAGTTCCTTTCCCAGGAAAGAGTTGTGGTAGAAACCGCCTATCCTGGAGATATAATAGGAATTCATGATCCTGGCATATTCAAAATAGGCGACAGCTTGTGCGAAGACAACTCCAAGATTCAATACCACGGAATCCCCCTCTTTGCCCCTGAACATTTTTGTAAAGTATTCACTAAAAATGCTCTCAAGCGCAAGCAATTTATAAAGGGAATCAACCAGCTTTCAGAAGAAGGCACAATCCAAGTATACAAACAGCCCAACATCGGTGTTGAAGAGCTGATAATAGGAGTTGTCGGAGCCCTCCAGTTTGAAGTGTTGGAATATAGGCTTAAAAACGAGTATGGGGTTGATATCATCATGGAAAGTCTTCCATACCAGTATATCCGTTGGATCAACGGCGAAGGCTTCAGTCCAGACAGTCTGAATCTTACAATGGACAGCCTTTTGGTTGAGGATCAGGATTTAAACCCCGTTGTTCTCTTCATCAACGAATGGTCCATATCCAGGGTTGCAGAACGAAATGAAAGCATAAGCTTAAAGGAAATATCGTTGAGAAACAAAGTCATGGCAGGTTGA
- the pstA gene encoding phosphate ABC transporter permease PstA, with protein sequence MKDINQKLPDFKVNSARISRRVKLNNLLKHIFSLSTLFAIMVLVILLYRIGADSIGWLNTGFLTRNLSIFPEKAGIYGAIIGSVLLMLIVIPITTVLGVSTAIYLEEYATKGKIQDFIKINISNLASVPSVIFGLLGLAVFGRMLNLGSSILAGGLTMSLLVLPIVVVASQEAIRAVPGFLREASYAMGADRWTTVRKIVLPVALPGILTGSILAMSRAIGETAPLVVLGIPTLILKIPSSIMDDFTALPIQIYYWTLDTVLTPEYANLAAATIVVLLVVLFIMNSVAIIIRNKFQKRF encoded by the coding sequence ATGAAAGACATTAATCAAAAACTCCCGGACTTCAAAGTCAACAGCGCCAGGATCTCAAGGAGGGTGAAGCTAAACAATTTATTAAAACACATATTCTCCCTGTCTACCCTGTTTGCGATAATGGTCTTAGTCATATTGCTGTATAGGATAGGGGCGGACAGCATAGGTTGGCTGAATACTGGTTTTTTGACTAGAAATCTTTCGATTTTTCCTGAAAAAGCTGGCATATACGGAGCGATAATCGGTTCTGTTTTACTGATGCTGATTGTAATACCTATAACTACGGTCCTCGGGGTATCTACTGCTATCTACCTTGAAGAATATGCGACCAAAGGAAAAATCCAAGATTTTATTAAAATAAATATATCCAATCTTGCCAGCGTGCCATCAGTAATATTTGGTCTATTGGGACTTGCGGTATTTGGGAGGATGTTGAACTTGGGATCCAGTATCTTGGCTGGAGGTCTGACGATGTCTCTATTAGTACTTCCGATAGTTGTAGTTGCAAGCCAGGAAGCCATTAGGGCAGTGCCGGGATTTTTAAGAGAAGCATCTTATGCAATGGGTGCGGACAGATGGACGACGGTGCGAAAAATAGTTCTTCCGGTAGCCCTGCCCGGGATACTCACTGGATCCATACTCGCCATGTCAAGAGCGATTGGAGAGACAGCTCCTCTTGTAGTGCTAGGGATTCCAACATTGATTTTAAAGATACCATCATCCATAATGGATGATTTTACAGCCTTGCCGATACAGATATACTATTGGACGCTGGATACGGTATTAACACCTGAATATGCAAACCTGGCTGCGGCGACCATTGTAGTACTACTTGTTGTACTGTTCATTATGAACTCTGTGGCTATAATAATTAGGAATAAGTTTCAGAAAAGATTTTAA
- a CDS encoding PstS family phosphate ABC transporter substrate-binding protein, translated as MLKRKLLAVLLVAGLLISAVGCGQADDDGQDQGDQLSGAVIIDGSGTVYPLMAHIAENYMTNEQSGVSVQVGRAGSSAGFKKFIPGETDFSDASRIIKDTEIEELKANGMEMGENVMEIKLAYDGLTMVINKDNDWATEMTEEEIVNMYISGAHKEDDKVLWSDIRSEWPAEEIKFYGPNENHGTYEFFYEVILDKQDLVSTVNLQQEYSTLVDLVSQDKNAIAFFGFGYYVTNTDKLTAVKVDFGNGPVEPKLETIGEDLDYAGFTRLVYTYLNLDFAKEKPQVLDFAKYVVSAEGAAKLAGDNGFAPLPESVYAEYLSTLESIN; from the coding sequence ATGTTGAAAAGAAAATTATTGGCAGTATTATTGGTAGCGGGACTACTCATATCCGCTGTTGGATGTGGTCAGGCAGATGACGACGGTCAAGATCAAGGCGACCAGCTTAGCGGAGCAGTCATCATAGACGGATCAGGAACAGTGTATCCTCTGATGGCGCACATAGCGGAAAACTACATGACAAATGAACAAAGCGGTGTAAGCGTGCAAGTTGGGCGTGCAGGATCAAGCGCAGGGTTTAAAAAATTCATACCTGGTGAGACAGATTTTTCAGATGCTTCAAGAATAATCAAGGATACTGAAATTGAAGAGCTTAAAGCAAATGGAATGGAAATGGGCGAAAATGTAATGGAGATAAAGCTCGCCTACGATGGCCTTACGATGGTAATCAACAAAGATAACGACTGGGCAACTGAGATGACTGAAGAGGAAATCGTAAATATGTACATTTCAGGCGCACACAAAGAGGATGACAAAGTATTATGGTCAGATATCAGATCAGAATGGCCGGCAGAGGAGATTAAGTTCTACGGACCTAATGAAAATCACGGCACATACGAGTTCTTTTACGAAGTAATTCTAGACAAGCAGGATTTGGTTTCAACTGTAAATCTTCAGCAAGAGTACTCAACGCTTGTGGACTTGGTTTCTCAAGATAAAAATGCCATAGCATTTTTCGGGTTTGGATACTATGTTACGAATACAGACAAGCTTACCGCGGTAAAAGTAGATTTTGGCAACGGCCCTGTTGAGCCAAAGCTTGAAACAATTGGAGAAGACTTGGATTATGCTGGTTTTACAAGACTTGTATACACTTACTTGAATCTTGATTTTGCAAAGGAAAAGCCCCAGGTTTTGGATTTCGCAAAATACGTAGTATCAGCTGAGGGTGCCGCTAAACTGGCAGGGGATAACGGCTTTGCACCGCTTCCGGAATCAGTGTATGCGGAATATCTTTCTACACTGGAATCTATCAACTGA
- the pstC gene encoding phosphate ABC transporter permease subunit PstC, which translates to MDSRTKIRQMIQENIANKKNTTDKIMPRFFFLMAFVSVATTFGIIVTLVTDAYKFFSVVPLSEVFSTRLAPLNANPSFGILPLITGTVMTTLIAMMVAVPVGLTAAIFLSQFASDKMRKILKPIMEVLAGIPTIVYGFFAYSFVTPILMRIIPSLGAKNALSPGIVMGIMIIPLVASLSEDAMNSVPEIMREGALGLGSTRLEVTFKVVIPAAISGIMASIVLAVSRAVGETMIVTIASGSSKAFTLDITQSMQTMTAYIVEFTSGDAASGTTGYYSLYAVGLLLFAFTMGINLIAQHISKKYREEY; encoded by the coding sequence ATGGATAGTAGAACAAAAATAAGACAAATGATACAAGAAAACATAGCGAACAAGAAAAACACTACAGACAAAATAATGCCTAGATTCTTTTTTTTGATGGCCTTTGTATCCGTGGCTACTACTTTTGGTATTATAGTAACGCTTGTCACAGATGCTTACAAGTTTTTTTCCGTAGTGCCCTTGTCAGAGGTGTTCAGCACCAGGCTTGCCCCTTTAAACGCAAATCCCTCCTTTGGAATACTACCGCTAATAACCGGGACTGTAATGACTACGTTGATAGCCATGATGGTGGCAGTTCCCGTAGGATTGACTGCGGCGATTTTTTTAAGTCAGTTCGCATCAGATAAAATGAGAAAAATACTAAAACCCATTATGGAGGTTTTGGCTGGCATACCAACCATAGTGTACGGTTTTTTTGCGTACTCATTCGTAACACCGATATTGATGAGAATAATACCCTCATTAGGTGCCAAGAATGCTTTGAGCCCTGGCATAGTAATGGGAATAATGATAATACCCTTGGTTGCTTCGTTGTCGGAGGATGCTATGAATTCAGTGCCCGAGATCATGAGGGAAGGGGCATTGGGTCTTGGTTCTACAAGACTTGAAGTGACCTTTAAGGTCGTAATCCCGGCAGCGATATCCGGCATAATGGCTTCCATAGTATTGGCTGTTTCAAGGGCTGTCGGAGAGACTATGATTGTAACCATAGCCAGCGGAAGCTCAAAGGCATTTACTCTTGATATAACTCAGTCCATGCAGACGATGACTGCGTATATAGTTGAATTTACCAGCGGAGATGCAGCAAGCGGCACGACAGGGTATTACAGTCTTTATGCAGTGGGACTTTTATTGTTTGCATTCACAATGGGCATAAACCTTATTGCTCAACATATATCGAAGAAATACAGGGAGGAGTATTGA
- a CDS encoding nucleoid-associated protein — translation MMESNITIKKAVLHILDNTGGVSVVSDKELILSAEIEEYLTKHIDKCFLDIDVKNTRFIEDENAFLAGVRAYISGGSFLELSKSIAEDFITAMEEGSEIPSADLVVVEFSIDHVPYLGVLKFNYKRSYIHFVETENGIRNTIVRQPCALPLETQKLEEFALVNLNDYSIKLKERFYEIKGDKTLYISREILKSKGAISEKGVVDMVEKTVKKIVRDSYENDLLKYNAFKNTITEDYINNQEINIDNIAESTFEDESGRQAFKEELEKTGLRDSRIKISHNAEKRVLRKQKLVTDTGIEISIPASYLNDSSIVEFINNTDGTISITIKNIVNVDNK, via the coding sequence ATGATGGAATCCAATATAACAATTAAAAAAGCTGTACTGCATATCTTGGACAACACCGGTGGAGTGTCGGTGGTGTCGGACAAGGAGCTGATCCTATCGGCGGAAATAGAGGAGTACCTCACAAAACATATCGACAAGTGCTTTTTGGATATTGATGTTAAAAACACCAGATTCATCGAAGATGAAAATGCTTTTTTGGCGGGAGTGAGGGCGTACATAAGCGGTGGCAGTTTTTTAGAATTAAGCAAAAGCATAGCTGAAGACTTTATAACGGCAATGGAGGAGGGAAGCGAAATACCTTCTGCCGACCTGGTGGTGGTGGAGTTTTCAATTGATCATGTTCCTTATTTGGGAGTGCTGAAATTCAACTACAAAAGAAGCTATATACATTTTGTAGAAACTGAGAACGGAATAAGAAATACCATAGTAAGGCAACCTTGTGCTCTTCCTCTTGAGACGCAAAAGCTTGAGGAGTTTGCACTTGTTAATCTAAATGATTATTCAATAAAGCTAAAAGAGCGGTTTTATGAGATTAAAGGGGATAAGACCCTCTACATCAGCAGGGAGATACTCAAGTCCAAAGGGGCGATATCCGAAAAGGGCGTTGTTGACATGGTTGAGAAGACGGTTAAAAAAATTGTAAGAGACAGCTATGAAAATGATCTCTTAAAGTATAATGCTTTCAAGAACACCATAACGGAAGACTACATAAACAATCAGGAAATAAATATCGACAATATAGCAGAGTCCACTTTTGAAGATGAATCCGGGCGGCAGGCGTTCAAAGAAGAGCTAGAGAAGACGGGACTCAGGGACAGCAGGATAAAAATAAGTCATAATGCTGAAAAAAGAGTTTTAAGGAAGCAAAAGCTAGTGACGGATACGGGAATAGAAATAAGCATTCCCGCAAGCTACTTAAATGATTCGAGCATAGTTGAATTTATAAACAATACAGATGGAACCATATCCATAACAATTAAGAACATAGTCAATGTGGATAATAAATGA
- a CDS encoding J domain-containing protein codes for MNLIDNVYGKTLFYMGIIIEFILNGLIALFGFMTSIVDSLAKSLLAILGMGGCMFFFLMAGPFGLYILFNPNVMATVLFLVLFPVIGRKLLFYLNYLKYMATEYLFDYSDALTKGKSRKHRSFSAYGQDYINEWEEKRRREQEERHRQQQKQWEDQFKQWQGFGGYQQYSGSYGNFGGHGQNSGYGGQSFGGTAFDFKSRFEKSCDVLGVSYTADASQIKSSYRKKAKQYHPDINKSENATKMFQKINEAYEFLTEENISRYRQAA; via the coding sequence ATGAATTTGATCGATAATGTTTACGGTAAGACTTTATTCTACATGGGAATAATAATAGAATTTATTTTAAATGGACTGATTGCCTTATTCGGTTTCATGACAAGCATCGTGGATTCCTTGGCAAAAAGCCTTTTGGCCATACTAGGCATGGGAGGGTGCATGTTTTTTTTCTTGATGGCAGGTCCCTTTGGCCTTTATATTCTATTTAATCCGAACGTGATGGCTACGGTTTTGTTTTTGGTGTTGTTTCCTGTAATCGGCAGGAAGCTTCTCTTCTATTTGAATTACCTTAAATATATGGCCACAGAATACCTGTTTGATTACTCTGATGCTTTAACGAAAGGGAAATCCAGAAAGCACAGAAGCTTTTCAGCCTATGGTCAAGACTATATAAACGAATGGGAAGAAAAAAGAAGAAGAGAACAAGAAGAAAGACATAGACAGCAGCAAAAACAATGGGAAGATCAGTTTAAGCAGTGGCAAGGCTTTGGTGGATATCAGCAATATAGTGGCAGCTATGGAAACTTTGGAGGTCATGGACAAAACTCAGGTTATGGTGGACAGTCCTTTGGGGGCACAGCCTTTGATTTCAAAAGCAGATTTGAGAAAAGCTGTGATGTGCTTGGGGTTTCTTATACTGCAGATGCAAGCCAGATAAAATCATCATACAGAAAAAAGGCGAAGCAATACCATCCGGATATAAACAAAAGTGAAAATGCCACAAAAATGTTTCAAAAGATAAACGAAGCCTATGAATTTTTAACAGAGGAAAACATAAGCAGGTATAGGCAAGCGGCTTAA
- a CDS encoding APC family permease — MNGLEKKYGLFTAIAMVVGVVIGSGVFFKADDVLTMTDGNLILALVAWATGAFSMIFGALVFAEFAQRIEKANGIVDYTEAAYGKKAGYLVGWFNWILYFSPLSAILAWVSAMYTMILMGRDNPANSTATWMLAAAYMLLAYVLNSFAPKIAGNFQVGTTLIKLIPLFAVGIVGIISGIFSGVTIDNFTTAAMTVGSKGGTLASAVVATAFAYEGWIIAITINNEIKDSKKNLPKALTVGTFIVFLVYIMYFMGIAGVLPTDQIVAEGDNAVSIAASMLFGTMAASILTGFVVISCLGTLNGLVLSNIRLPYSLAIRGQGPLPGKLSVVNEAVHMPLRAAMFSAVVSFLYLGLWYASLNELFGRFIGLDEIPIVMVYGLYFMLYIWYMRNFKDLSFGKRFIKPAFAMLGALIILYGGITNPSIGLYLLISLGVLVFGLIFYNSDAKAD; from the coding sequence TTGAATGGATTAGAGAAAAAATACGGACTTTTTACAGCCATAGCAATGGTTGTGGGAGTTGTAATAGGATCGGGAGTCTTTTTTAAGGCAGATGATGTTTTGACGATGACCGACGGAAATTTGATTTTGGCTCTTGTCGCTTGGGCAACAGGAGCTTTTTCCATGATTTTCGGCGCGCTGGTATTTGCCGAATTTGCTCAGCGGATAGAAAAGGCAAATGGGATAGTAGATTATACTGAAGCCGCATATGGGAAAAAAGCGGGATATTTGGTTGGATGGTTCAACTGGATACTGTATTTTTCACCTTTATCAGCCATACTCGCCTGGGTTTCTGCCATGTACACCATGATTTTAATGGGCAGGGACAATCCGGCAAACTCAACAGCAACCTGGATGCTTGCAGCTGCGTATATGCTTTTAGCCTATGTGCTTAATTCTTTTGCTCCTAAAATTGCTGGAAATTTTCAAGTAGGAACCACTTTGATAAAGCTAATCCCATTGTTTGCAGTTGGAATAGTAGGAATAATCAGCGGAATTTTCAGTGGCGTGACAATAGATAATTTCACAACGGCTGCTATGACCGTGGGCAGCAAAGGCGGGACTTTAGCTTCGGCAGTAGTGGCGACGGCTTTTGCATACGAGGGGTGGATAATAGCAATAACAATAAATAACGAGATAAAAGATTCGAAAAAAAACCTTCCCAAGGCTTTGACTGTGGGGACCTTCATTGTGTTTTTGGTATACATAATGTACTTTATGGGAATAGCAGGAGTTTTGCCTACAGATCAGATAGTTGCTGAAGGGGATAATGCAGTTTCAATTGCAGCCTCTATGCTCTTTGGAACTATGGCCGCCAGCATTTTAACAGGCTTTGTAGTAATATCCTGCTTGGGGACTTTAAACGGTTTGGTACTATCAAATATCCGGCTGCCATACTCCTTGGCCATTAGGGGCCAGGGCCCATTGCCTGGAAAGCTGAGCGTGGTGAACGAAGCCGTGCATATGCCTTTAAGAGCCGCAATGTTTTCGGCAGTGGTATCATTTTTATACCTAGGGCTATGGTACGCAAGCTTAAATGAGCTGTTCGGAAGATTCATAGGCTTAGATGAAATACCCATAGTCATGGTATACGGATTGTATTTTATGCTCTACATCTGGTATATGCGTAATTTTAAAGACCTGAGCTTTGGTAAAAGGTTCATAAAGCCTGCATTTGCTATGCTTGGAGCATTGATCATACTTTACGGAGGGATAACCAACCCTAGCATCGGGTTGTACCTGCTTATATCACTAGGGGTGTTGGTCTTTGGTTTGATTTTTTATAACAGTGATGCAAAGGCCGATTAA